From one Nonomuraea polychroma genomic stretch:
- a CDS encoding CaiB/BaiF CoA transferase family protein, producing MTDEPNTPVGGGPLSGVLVADFSRILAGPYATMLLADLGADVVKVEGPAGDDTRSWTPPVRGEVSTYYLGVNRGKRSIALDLRDEADAETARELARRADVLIENFRPGGLAKYGLDHAAVRAANPGIVYASISGFGSGAGARVPGYDLMVQAMSGLMSLTGDPDGPPYRAGISVFDVMAGNHAVIGILAALRHREATGQGQHVEVNLLSSALTGLVNHSSAYVAGGVVPYRMGNAHPSVFPYEPLPTADNDLIVTAANDGQFRKLCEVLGIPEIADDPRFARNADRTARRDELRPILVERLATRGAVEWFELLVEAGVPSGPINTIDGGFAMAERFGLEPVVEVGEGERAVPTTRHPIRFSETPVSYTLPPPELDEHGAELRKWLAGPARRAEGDQA from the coding sequence ATGACAGACGAGCCGAACACGCCGGTCGGGGGCGGACCGCTGTCGGGCGTGCTGGTGGCCGACTTCTCCCGGATCCTGGCCGGGCCGTACGCCACGATGTTGCTCGCCGACCTGGGCGCCGACGTGGTCAAGGTCGAGGGGCCCGCAGGGGACGACACACGGTCCTGGACGCCGCCGGTACGAGGCGAGGTGTCGACGTACTATCTCGGCGTCAACCGGGGGAAACGGTCGATCGCGCTCGACCTGCGGGACGAGGCCGACGCCGAGACCGCCAGGGAGCTCGCCCGGCGCGCGGACGTGCTCATCGAGAACTTCCGGCCCGGCGGGCTGGCCAAATACGGCCTCGACCACGCCGCCGTCCGGGCCGCGAACCCCGGCATCGTGTACGCCTCCATCAGCGGGTTCGGGTCGGGAGCCGGGGCCCGGGTGCCGGGCTATGACCTCATGGTCCAGGCCATGTCGGGGCTGATGAGCCTCACCGGCGACCCGGACGGGCCGCCGTACCGGGCCGGGATCTCCGTGTTCGACGTGATGGCCGGCAACCACGCCGTCATCGGCATCCTCGCCGCGCTCCGCCACCGCGAGGCCACAGGGCAGGGACAGCACGTCGAGGTCAACCTGCTGTCGTCGGCGCTCACCGGGCTGGTCAACCACAGCTCCGCGTACGTCGCGGGCGGCGTCGTGCCGTACCGGATGGGGAATGCGCACCCGAGCGTGTTCCCGTACGAGCCGCTGCCGACCGCCGACAACGACCTCATCGTCACCGCCGCCAACGACGGCCAGTTCCGCAAGTTGTGCGAAGTGCTCGGGATCCCCGAGATCGCCGACGACCCGCGCTTCGCCCGCAACGCCGACCGCACCGCACGCCGGGACGAGCTGCGCCCGATCCTGGTCGAGCGGCTCGCCACCCGGGGTGCCGTCGAGTGGTTCGAGCTGCTCGTCGAGGCCGGGGTGCCGAGCGGGCCGATCAACACGATCGACGGCGGGTTCGCCATGGCCGAGCGGTTCGGTCTGGAGCCCGTCGTCGAGGTGGGGGAAGGGGAGCGGGCGGTGCCGACCACGCGGCATCCGATCCGGTTCTCAGAGACGCCGGTCAGCTATACGCTGCCGCCACCGGAGCTCGACGAGCACGGCGCGGAGCTGCGCAAGTGGCTTGCGGGGCCCGCCCGACGGGCGGAAGGAGATCAGGCGTGA
- a CDS encoding citryl-CoA lyase translates to MTTEPNVPGSGTQSHVPGSGTQSHVPGSGTQSHVPGSGTAREYPTALGASSLKTITLLGEDLAEDVMGQVGFGELAFWLATQRRPTPGEIRVFEAVLAALADHGFTPTAIVTRLTYLSAPDSVQGALAAGLLGGGSRFLGVTEDCGRFLNEVLRDHPIPDDDAGWDALALETVRARRAERKLIPGLGHHVHKDGDPRTPRLFQIAAEEGLFGPHLSLFAAIGRVHPQVLGRTLPLNGAGVCGAALADLGLPLELLRAFALLARTAGLIGQLAEELRRPVANDIFLSVDLNNRSIPPEPYADGGLHG, encoded by the coding sequence GTGACGACGGAGCCGAATGTGCCCGGGTCCGGCACGCAGTCCCATGTGCCCGGGTCCGGCACGCAGTCCCATGTGCCCGGGTCCGGCACGCAGTCCCATGTGCCCGGGTCCGGCACGGCGCGCGAGTACCCGACGGCGCTCGGGGCGTCGTCGCTGAAGACGATCACGCTGCTCGGGGAGGACCTGGCCGAGGACGTCATGGGCCAGGTGGGTTTCGGCGAGCTGGCGTTCTGGCTGGCCACACAGCGCCGCCCGACGCCCGGCGAGATCCGCGTCTTCGAGGCGGTCCTGGCCGCCCTCGCCGACCACGGGTTCACGCCGACCGCCATCGTGACCCGGCTGACGTACCTGTCCGCGCCGGACTCCGTGCAGGGCGCGCTCGCGGCCGGGCTGCTCGGCGGCGGCTCCCGCTTCCTCGGCGTCACCGAGGACTGCGGCCGCTTCCTCAACGAGGTCCTGCGCGACCACCCCATCCCGGACGACGACGCCGGCTGGGACGCCCTCGCGCTGGAGACCGTCCGGGCCCGGCGCGCGGAGCGCAAGCTCATCCCCGGCCTCGGCCACCACGTGCACAAGGACGGCGACCCGCGCACACCGCGGCTCTTCCAGATCGCCGCCGAAGAGGGCCTGTTCGGGCCGCACCTGTCGCTCTTCGCCGCCATCGGCCGCGTCCACCCGCAGGTCCTGGGCCGCACTCTGCCGCTCAACGGGGCCGGGGTGTGCGGGGCGGCGCTGGCCGACCTCGGCCTGCCCCTGGAACTGCTGCGGGCCTTCGCGCTGCTCGCCAGGACCGCCGGTCTGATCGGCCAGCTCGCCGAAGAGCTGCGCCGTCCCGTCGCCAACGACATCTTCCTGTCCGTGGACCTCAACAACCGCTCCATCCCGCCCGAGCCGTACGCCGACGGAGGTTTGCATGGCTGA
- a CDS encoding extradiol ring-cleavage dioxygenase: MAELVAVIASTHHPFYYRASTSTGEDRPPFADEWVRKVEAFRETLTKARPDVLVMVGSDHFHQLWLDNMPQFLVGKAPFYDANFSNEEREFGLPRMFFTGQEDLSAYILREGLDAGFDLAFSNELRIDHSITCPIITLRPQNDLPIVPIYTNIFAPPLPQPKRFVQLGRTIRQLIESWPSERRVAVIGTGHLSLELGGPRQFGPHGPDPEFDRRAVEWISSGDIEGCLAEVTLDSLHAPGNATHGFMDFMLMMGVAGEGRKADYVDTYDLFHTMEAYFTWYPNGGGRP; this comes from the coding sequence ATGGCTGAACTCGTCGCGGTCATCGCGTCCACCCACCATCCCTTCTACTACCGCGCCTCCACCAGCACCGGCGAGGACCGGCCGCCGTTCGCCGACGAGTGGGTGCGCAAGGTCGAGGCGTTCCGCGAGACCCTGACCAAGGCCAGGCCCGACGTGCTGGTCATGGTCGGCTCCGACCACTTCCACCAGCTCTGGCTGGACAACATGCCGCAGTTCCTCGTCGGCAAGGCCCCCTTCTACGACGCCAACTTCTCCAACGAGGAACGCGAGTTCGGCCTGCCCAGGATGTTCTTCACCGGCCAGGAGGACCTGTCGGCCTACATCCTGCGCGAGGGCCTGGACGCCGGCTTCGACCTGGCCTTCTCCAACGAGCTGCGGATCGACCACTCGATCACCTGCCCGATCATCACCCTGCGCCCGCAGAACGACCTGCCGATCGTGCCGATCTACACCAACATCTTCGCCCCGCCGCTGCCGCAGCCGAAGCGGTTCGTGCAGCTCGGGCGGACGATCCGGCAGCTGATCGAGTCGTGGCCGTCCGAGCGGCGGGTCGCGGTCATCGGGACCGGGCATCTGTCGCTCGAGCTCGGCGGCCCCCGCCAGTTCGGCCCGCACGGGCCCGACCCGGAGTTCGACCGGCGCGCCGTCGAATGGATCTCCTCAGGGGACATCGAGGGCTGCCTGGCCGAGGTGACGCTCGACAGCCTGCACGCACCCGGCAACGCCACCCACGGCTTCATGGATTTCATGCTGATGATGGGCGTCGCGGGCGAAGGCAGGAAGGCCGACTACGTCGACACCTACGACCTGTTCCACACCATGGAGGCGTACTTCACCTGGTACCCGAACGGAGGCGGCCGGCCGTGA
- a CDS encoding quinone oxidoreductase family protein — MRAAQIETCGLPPRVTERPAPEPGRGERLVGVLAAPITPLDLLCAGGASYFGVPATPYVPGVQGVGTVGDGTLVWFPTAAGMAPGDGSMAELSSVPADDLVELPAGTDPVAVAALGLSAVAAHMALTWRGELAAGEQVLVLGAGGVVGQAAVQLARVAGARRVVAAARSAAARERAEQAGADAVVALDTDDVKELAARFAVACDGPLDLVLDPLFGVPAAAAARTLRPYGRLVNLGSSAGETCPLDSATLRSRSLRVLGYTNNELTREQRAIAIGRIAELATLGRLEVAHEVVPLDEIEVAWRRQSHGATSGRLVLTLQPS, encoded by the coding sequence ATGCGTGCCGCGCAGATCGAGACCTGCGGGCTGCCGCCCCGGGTGACCGAGCGGCCGGCGCCGGAGCCGGGGCGCGGAGAACGGCTGGTGGGGGTGCTCGCGGCGCCCATCACCCCGCTCGACCTGCTGTGCGCCGGCGGTGCCTCCTACTTCGGCGTCCCGGCCACCCCGTACGTGCCCGGCGTCCAGGGCGTCGGGACGGTCGGGGACGGCACGCTGGTGTGGTTCCCGACGGCCGCGGGGATGGCGCCCGGTGACGGCAGCATGGCCGAGCTGTCCTCCGTGCCCGCGGACGACCTCGTGGAGCTGCCCGCCGGGACCGACCCGGTCGCCGTGGCCGCGCTGGGGCTGTCGGCGGTCGCCGCCCACATGGCGCTGACCTGGCGTGGCGAGCTCGCCGCCGGTGAGCAGGTGCTGGTGCTGGGGGCCGGAGGCGTGGTCGGACAGGCCGCGGTGCAGCTGGCCAGGGTCGCGGGCGCGCGACGGGTCGTCGCGGCGGCTCGCTCCGCGGCCGCGCGCGAACGGGCCGAGCAGGCGGGCGCGGACGCCGTGGTCGCGCTCGACACGGACGACGTGAAGGAACTGGCCGCGCGCTTCGCGGTGGCCTGCGACGGGCCGCTGGACCTGGTGCTGGACCCGCTCTTCGGGGTGCCGGCCGCCGCGGCCGCCCGCACCTTGCGGCCGTACGGGCGGCTGGTGAATCTGGGCAGCTCGGCGGGGGAGACGTGCCCGCTGGACTCGGCGACCCTGCGGAGCCGGTCGCTCCGGGTGCTCGGCTACACGAACAATGAGCTGACCAGGGAGCAACGCGCCATCGCCATCGGGCGGATCGCGGAGCTGGCCACGCTGGGGCGGTTGGAAGTGGCCCATGAGGTTGTGCCGCTGGACGAGATCGAGGTCGCCTGGCGCCGCCAATCCCACGGCGCCACATCCGGCCGCCTCGTCCTGACGCTCCAACCGTCCTGA
- a CDS encoding IclR family transcriptional regulator domain-containing protein, producing the protein MARADTGPDFIEALARGLDVIRVFQPGRPVMSLTEVATATGLARPTARRILLTLQELGYARSEPGGYALTPRVLELGVSYVRSMGLWEVARPHMERLVAQTHESSSIAQLDGSDIVYVARVAVPKIVTLSVQIGTRFPALQTSLGKVLLAALPPDEVDRVLAEPSRSGVQPRWRPDVAERDAALREVRAKGWALTDEELALGIRSVAAPLRDGLGNVIAAINVNAHAAETSVERLAEVHLPLLLKTAGAISADWALYETVPQVTMTS; encoded by the coding sequence ATGGCACGTGCTGACACCGGCCCCGATTTCATCGAGGCTCTGGCCCGCGGCCTCGATGTGATCAGGGTGTTCCAGCCGGGCCGGCCTGTCATGTCCCTGACCGAGGTGGCCACCGCCACGGGCCTGGCCCGGCCCACGGCCCGCCGGATCCTGCTCACCCTGCAGGAGCTGGGGTACGCCAGGAGCGAGCCTGGTGGATACGCGCTCACGCCCCGGGTGCTGGAGCTGGGGGTGTCGTACGTGCGCTCGATGGGGTTGTGGGAGGTGGCCAGGCCGCACATGGAGCGGCTGGTGGCGCAGACCCACGAGTCGTCGTCCATCGCGCAGCTCGACGGGTCCGACATCGTGTACGTCGCCCGCGTGGCCGTGCCGAAGATCGTCACCCTGTCGGTGCAGATCGGGACCCGCTTCCCCGCGCTGCAGACGTCGCTGGGGAAAGTGCTGCTGGCGGCGCTGCCGCCGGACGAGGTGGACCGGGTGCTCGCGGAGCCCAGCCGCTCGGGGGTGCAGCCGCGCTGGCGGCCGGACGTGGCCGAGCGGGACGCGGCGCTGCGCGAGGTGCGGGCGAAGGGGTGGGCGCTGACGGATGAGGAGCTCGCCCTGGGGATCCGCAGCGTGGCCGCGCCGCTCAGGGACGGCCTGGGCAACGTCATCGCGGCGATCAACGTCAACGCGCACGCGGCGGAGACGTCGGTGGAGCGGCTGGCCGAGGTGCACCTGCCGCTGCTGTTGAAGACGGCCGGCGCCATCAGCGCCGACTGGGCCCTGTACGAGACGGTCCCCCAGGTCACGATGACCTCCTGA
- a CDS encoding GMC oxidoreductase, which yields MSHISRRGFITGAGSVLGTAVFAAPARAAAGPIASGAHVPALVIGTGYGGAVAALRLAQAGVDVHMIEMGMAWDTPGSDGKIFCNTREPDYRSYWLRTRTKAPLNYFLGFPIDRDIPRHTGVLDAEEFGGITVYQGRGVGGGSLVNGGMAVTPRRENFAFVLPSVNADEMYNVYYPRANAGLGVATIDPAWFDTTPYYQYGRVGRKHAQRSGFPFVFVPDVYDWDYMKQEEAGTVPKSALDGEILYGNNHGKKTLQKTYLARAKATGRVAISPLHKVTSVAPASGGGYTVAIEQIDTTGNVTATKSVTADRVFFAAGSVGTSKLLVRLKATGVLPNLNGEVGKGWGDNGNVMCGRANHMWDPTGSRQSAIPCCGIDNWAAGGAFAEVAPLPTGIETYASFYLSITRNPNRAQFSWNAAAGRVELNWQAAWKQPSIDMAKTIFDKINAKEGTIYRTDLFGIYKIWGDHLTYHPLGGAVLNKATDNYGRLHGHPGLYVIDGSLIPGNTTVNPFVTITALAERNIEKIIATDL from the coding sequence ATGAGCCACATCTCTCGCCGCGGCTTCATCACCGGCGCCGGCTCCGTCCTCGGAACCGCCGTCTTCGCCGCCCCCGCCCGGGCGGCCGCCGGCCCGATCGCTTCGGGGGCGCACGTGCCCGCCCTGGTGATCGGCACCGGCTACGGGGGCGCCGTCGCGGCGCTGCGCCTGGCCCAGGCGGGCGTGGACGTCCACATGATCGAGATGGGCATGGCCTGGGACACCCCCGGCTCGGACGGCAAGATCTTCTGCAACACGCGAGAGCCGGACTACCGGTCGTACTGGCTGCGCACCAGGACCAAGGCGCCGCTCAACTACTTCCTCGGCTTCCCGATCGACCGGGACATCCCGCGCCACACGGGCGTGCTGGACGCCGAGGAGTTCGGCGGGATCACGGTCTACCAGGGCCGCGGCGTCGGCGGCGGGTCGCTGGTCAACGGCGGCATGGCGGTCACGCCCCGGCGCGAGAACTTCGCTTTCGTGCTCCCGTCGGTGAACGCCGACGAGATGTACAACGTCTACTACCCGCGCGCCAACGCCGGGCTGGGGGTCGCCACCATCGACCCGGCCTGGTTCGACACGACCCCCTACTACCAGTACGGCCGCGTCGGCCGTAAGCACGCCCAGCGCTCCGGCTTCCCGTTCGTCTTCGTGCCCGATGTGTACGACTGGGACTACATGAAGCAGGAGGAGGCCGGCACCGTCCCGAAGTCGGCCTTGGACGGCGAGATCCTCTACGGCAACAACCACGGCAAGAAGACACTGCAGAAGACATACCTCGCCAGGGCCAAGGCCACCGGCAGGGTGGCGATCTCGCCCCTGCACAAGGTCACCTCGGTCGCCCCCGCGTCCGGTGGCGGCTACACGGTGGCCATCGAGCAGATCGACACCACGGGGAACGTCACGGCCACCAAGTCCGTGACCGCGGACCGGGTGTTCTTCGCCGCCGGCAGCGTCGGCACGAGCAAGCTGCTGGTCAGGCTGAAGGCGACCGGCGTCTTGCCGAACCTGAACGGCGAGGTCGGCAAGGGCTGGGGCGACAACGGCAACGTCATGTGCGGCCGTGCCAACCACATGTGGGACCCGACCGGCAGCCGCCAGTCGGCGATCCCGTGCTGCGGCATCGACAACTGGGCCGCCGGAGGCGCGTTCGCCGAGGTCGCGCCGCTGCCCACGGGCATCGAGACCTACGCCTCGTTCTACCTGTCGATCACCAGGAATCCGAACCGGGCCCAGTTCTCCTGGAACGCCGCGGCGGGCAGGGTGGAGCTGAACTGGCAGGCCGCGTGGAAGCAGCCGTCGATCGACATGGCCAAGACGATCTTCGACAAGATCAACGCCAAGGAGGGGACGATCTATCGGACTGATCTGTTCGGGATCTACAAGATCTGGGGCGACCACCTGACGTACCACCCGCTCGGGGGCGCCGTGCTGAACAAGGCCACCGACAACTACGGCCGCCTGCACGGCCATCCGGGCCTATACGTCATCGACGGGTCGCTGATCCCCGGCAACACCACCGTCAACCCGTTCGTCACCATCACGGCGCTGGCCGAGCGCAACATCGAGAAGATCATTGCAACCGACTTGTGA
- a CDS encoding carboxymuconolactone decarboxylase family protein gives MIIDVPQGKDPIAYVWGEMVPGIGAAASRFSLSVYADTTLGLREFEAARLRIAQLNGCVFCLDWRTERDGQKVEEGFADAVAEWRSTTAFDERTRLAAEYAERYATDHHGLDEEFWARMTACYSQVEIVELSMCIGSWWAFGRLNRVLGLDTACVLPGGPSPAGEHSR, from the coding sequence GTGATCATCGACGTCCCCCAGGGCAAGGACCCGATCGCGTACGTGTGGGGCGAGATGGTCCCCGGCATCGGCGCCGCCGCCTCCCGTTTCTCGTTGTCGGTCTACGCCGACACGACGCTCGGCCTGCGCGAGTTCGAGGCGGCGCGGCTGCGGATCGCGCAGCTCAACGGATGTGTGTTCTGCCTGGACTGGCGGACGGAACGGGACGGCCAGAAGGTCGAGGAGGGCTTCGCCGACGCGGTGGCCGAGTGGCGCTCCACCACCGCCTTCGACGAGCGCACCCGCCTGGCCGCCGAGTACGCCGAGCGGTACGCCACCGACCACCACGGCCTCGACGAGGAGTTCTGGGCCCGGATGACGGCGTGCTACAGCCAGGTGGAGATCGTGGAGCTGAGCATGTGCATCGGCTCCTGGTGGGCGTTCGGCCGGCTCAACCGCGTGCTGGGCCTGGACACCGCCTGCGTGTTACCCGGCGGACCGTCGCCCGCCGGCGAGCACTCTCGATGA
- a CDS encoding dihydrodipicolinate reductase, which translates to MVTTVVWGTGNMGRAAIRAVEAHPGLTLTGVLVSDPAKAGRDAGDLAALGHEVGVAATTDVDAVLSTSPGAVVYTASGDLRPDEALTDVITALRTGAVVVTPSLYALYDQRNAPPELRAQVLAAVSEGGGSLFVSGVDPGWGNDVLPLLISGLGSVIDAVRCQEIFDYSTYDQPDSVRYLVGMGQPMDYEPPMLAPTVPSMVWGGQVRLMARALGVELDEIRESVERRPLEATVTTPQMGEFAAGTQGAARFEVQGIVEGEPRIVVEHVTRIHPSCAPDWPSPPSGDGAHRVIIEGRPRIEVTVEATDEDGNRSAGGNATAAGRLVNAIDWLVTAEPGLYDALDVPLRPPTSRLGRKHP; encoded by the coding sequence ATGGTGACCACGGTGGTCTGGGGTACCGGCAACATGGGGCGCGCGGCCATTCGCGCCGTCGAAGCGCATCCCGGGCTGACACTCACGGGCGTGCTCGTCAGCGACCCCGCCAAAGCCGGCCGCGACGCCGGCGATCTGGCAGCACTCGGCCACGAGGTCGGCGTGGCGGCGACCACGGACGTCGACGCCGTCCTGTCCACGTCCCCCGGCGCCGTCGTCTACACCGCCTCCGGCGATCTGCGCCCGGACGAGGCCCTCACCGACGTCATCACCGCGCTCCGCACGGGAGCCGTGGTCGTCACCCCGTCCCTCTACGCGCTCTACGACCAGCGCAACGCCCCACCCGAGCTACGCGCCCAGGTGCTGGCCGCAGTTTCCGAGGGCGGCGGCTCGTTGTTCGTCTCGGGCGTCGACCCCGGCTGGGGCAACGACGTGCTGCCGCTGCTGATCAGCGGGCTGGGGTCCGTCATCGACGCCGTCCGCTGCCAGGAGATCTTCGACTATTCCACGTACGACCAGCCCGACTCGGTCCGCTATCTGGTCGGCATGGGCCAGCCGATGGACTACGAGCCGCCGATGCTGGCCCCGACCGTCCCCTCCATGGTGTGGGGCGGCCAGGTACGGCTGATGGCCCGCGCCCTCGGCGTGGAGCTGGACGAGATCCGCGAAAGCGTGGAGCGGCGCCCGCTGGAGGCCACCGTGACCACGCCGCAGATGGGCGAGTTCGCGGCGGGCACGCAGGGGGCGGCGCGGTTCGAGGTGCAGGGCATCGTCGAGGGCGAGCCGCGCATCGTCGTCGAGCACGTCACCCGCATCCACCCGTCCTGTGCGCCCGACTGGCCGTCACCTCCGAGCGGCGACGGGGCACACCGGGTGATCATCGAGGGCCGCCCGCGTATCGAGGTGACGGTCGAGGCCACCGACGAGGACGGCAACCGCTCCGCGGGCGGCAACGCCACCGCCGCCGGCCGGCTGGTGAACGCCATCGATTGGCTCGTAACCGCCGAACCAGGACTGTACGACGCGCTCGACGTGCCGCTGCGCCCCCCGACCAGCAGACTCGGAAGGAAGCACCCGTGA